One window from the genome of Pseudomonas sp. L5B5 encodes:
- a CDS encoding DNA polymerase III subunit delta', producing the protein MAEVFPWQDQLWQQMAGRTQHAHAYLLHGPAGIGKRALAERLMARLLCQRPQGLEACGQCKSCLLLHAGSHPDNYILEPEEADKAIKVDQVRELVSFVVQTAQLGGRKVVLIEPVEAMNINASNALLKSLEEPSGDTVLLLVSHQPSRLLPTIKSRCVQQACPLPSEAMSLQWLAAALPDCSDEERMELLTLAAGSPLAAVSLQAQGVREQRAQVVDGVKKLLKQQQSPTQLAESWSAVPLLLLFDWFCDWSSLTLRYQLTQDEQGLGLPDMRKVVQYLAQKSAQAKVLAIQDWILAQRQKVLSKANLNRVLLLEALLVQWAALPVQN; encoded by the coding sequence GTGGCTGAGGTCTTTCCCTGGCAGGATCAGCTCTGGCAGCAGATGGCAGGTCGTACCCAGCATGCCCATGCCTACCTCCTGCATGGTCCTGCGGGTATCGGCAAGCGGGCCCTCGCCGAGCGGCTGATGGCGCGCCTGCTGTGCCAGCGGCCGCAAGGCCTGGAAGCCTGCGGGCAATGCAAGTCCTGCCTGTTGCTGCACGCCGGTAGCCATCCTGACAACTACATCCTGGAGCCCGAGGAAGCGGACAAGGCGATCAAGGTCGACCAGGTCCGTGAGCTGGTGAGCTTCGTGGTCCAGACCGCACAGCTGGGCGGACGCAAGGTGGTGCTGATCGAGCCGGTGGAGGCGATGAACATCAATGCCTCCAACGCGCTCCTGAAAAGCCTTGAGGAGCCTTCCGGGGATACTGTGCTGCTGCTGGTCAGTCACCAGCCCAGCCGGTTGCTGCCGACCATCAAGAGCCGCTGCGTGCAGCAGGCCTGCCCCCTGCCCAGCGAGGCCATGAGCCTGCAGTGGTTGGCCGCGGCCTTACCCGATTGCAGCGATGAGGAGCGCATGGAGTTGCTGACCCTGGCCGCCGGTTCGCCGCTGGCTGCGGTCAGCCTCCAGGCCCAGGGTGTTCGCGAGCAGCGGGCACAAGTGGTGGACGGCGTGAAGAAGTTGCTCAAGCAGCAGCAATCGCCGACCCAGTTGGCCGAGTCCTGGAGCGCCGTGCCGCTGCTGTTACTGTTCGACTGGTTCTGCGACTGGTCCAGCCTGACCCTGCGCTACCAGCTGACTCAGGACGAGCAGGGGCTGGGGTTGCCGGACATGCGCAAGGTGGTGCAATACCTGGCGCAGAAGTCTGCCCAGGCCAAGGTTCTGGCCATCCAGGACTGGATCCTGGCCCAGCGGCAGAAAGTCTTGAGCAAGGCCAATCTCAATCGCGTGCTGTTGCTTGAGGCTTTGCTGGTGCAGTGGGCAGCCTTGCCTGTCCAGAACTGA
- a CDS encoding TatD family hydrolase — protein sequence MLVDSHCHLDRLDLAAHDGSLDAALAAARQRGVGHFLCIGVSADNAADVKALAERYDDVDCSVGVHPLDVQPGAAPALDWLLDELNHPRVVAIGETGLDYHYEPEAAELQQASFRLHLEAARQTGKPVVVHTRGARADTLALLREAALPNAGVLHCFTEDWEMARAALDLGFYISLSGIVTFRNADALRDVARQVPADRLLVETDSPYLAPIPYRGKPNLPQYVREVAEFLAMLRGESYDDFAAQTTENFKRLFPLARVKEQA from the coding sequence ATGCTCGTAGATTCCCATTGCCACCTTGATCGCCTCGACCTGGCCGCTCACGACGGCTCCCTGGATGCCGCGCTGGCAGCGGCCCGCCAGCGCGGAGTCGGACACTTCCTGTGCATCGGCGTCAGTGCCGATAACGCGGCGGATGTGAAGGCCCTGGCTGAGCGTTATGACGATGTCGACTGTTCGGTGGGCGTGCATCCGCTGGATGTACAGCCCGGGGCAGCACCGGCGCTGGACTGGCTGCTGGATGAGCTGAACCATCCGCGGGTGGTGGCCATCGGCGAGACCGGCCTGGACTATCACTACGAACCCGAGGCGGCCGAGCTGCAGCAGGCCTCCTTCCGCCTGCACCTGGAGGCCGCTCGGCAGACTGGCAAGCCGGTGGTGGTGCACACCCGCGGCGCCCGGGCCGATACCCTGGCCCTGCTGCGCGAAGCGGCGCTGCCCAACGCTGGGGTACTGCACTGTTTTACCGAGGACTGGGAGATGGCCAGGGCGGCGTTGGACCTGGGGTTCTATATCTCGCTGTCGGGAATCGTCACTTTCCGCAATGCCGACGCCTTGCGCGATGTGGCCCGACAGGTACCCGCCGACCGCCTGCTGGTGGAGACCGATTCGCCTTACCTGGCGCCGATCCCTTATCGCGGCAAGCCCAACCTGCCACAGTACGTGCGTGAAGTGGCGGAGTTCCTGGCCATGCTGCGAGGTGAGTCATACGACGACTTCGCAGCGCAGACCACGGAGAACTTCAAGCGCCTGTTCCCCCTGGCACGGGTCAAGGAGCAGGCTTGA
- the tmk gene encoding dTMP kinase, producing the protein MTGLFITLEGPEGAGKSTNRDYLAERLRAAGIEVVLTREPGGTPLAERIREVLLTPVEEVMNPDTELLLVFAARAQHLATVIRPALDRGAVVLCDRFTDSTYAYQGAGRGLSLARIEALEDFVQGQLRPDLTLVFDLPVEVGLARASARGRLDRFEQEGQVFFQKVREAFLKRAEAAPERYFLVDAAQPLLQVQQSLDALLPQLLERARG; encoded by the coding sequence GTGACTGGTTTGTTTATTACTCTGGAAGGCCCTGAAGGCGCCGGCAAAAGCACGAATCGCGACTATCTGGCCGAGCGCCTGCGTGCAGCCGGGATCGAGGTCGTGCTCACCCGCGAGCCGGGCGGCACACCGCTGGCCGAGCGCATTCGCGAGGTCTTGCTGACGCCGGTCGAGGAGGTCATGAATCCTGACACCGAGCTGTTGCTGGTGTTCGCCGCCCGGGCCCAGCATCTGGCGACCGTGATTCGTCCGGCCCTGGACCGAGGCGCGGTGGTGCTCTGCGATCGCTTCACCGATTCGACCTATGCCTACCAGGGGGCGGGACGTGGCCTGAGCCTGGCGCGGATCGAGGCGCTGGAAGATTTTGTCCAGGGGCAACTGCGCCCGGACCTGACCCTGGTCTTCGACCTGCCAGTGGAGGTCGGCCTGGCACGGGCCAGCGCCCGGGGTCGGCTGGACCGTTTCGAGCAGGAAGGCCAAGTGTTTTTCCAGAAGGTCCGCGAGGCTTTCCTCAAGCGAGCCGAGGCGGCACCCGAGCGTTACTTCCTGGTCGATGCGGCCCAGCCCCTGCTCCAGGTCCAACAGTCCTTGGATGCGCTGTTGCCGCAATTGCTGGAGCGCGCCCGTGGCTGA
- the fabF gene encoding beta-ketoacyl-ACP synthase II codes for MSRRRVVVTGMGMLSPLGTDVPSSWQGILAGQSGIGLIEHTDLSAYSTRFGGSVKGFNVEEYLSAKEARKLDLFIQYGLAAGFQAVRNAGLEVTDANRDRIGVAMGSGIGGLTNIEETSRILHDSGPRRISPFFVPGSIINMISGFLSIHLGLQGPNYAISTACTTGTHCIGMAARNIAYGEADVMIAGGAEMAACGLGMGGFGASRALSTRNDEPARASRPWDKGRDGFVLSDGAGALVLEELEHAKARGATIYAELIGFGMSGDAYHMTSPPADGAGAARCIANALRDAQINVDQVQYVNAHGTSTPAGDLAEAEAIKSVFGDHAYKLAVSSTKSMTGHLLGAAGAIEAIFSVLAINSQVAPPTINLDEPDEGCDLDFVPHTARSMDIDVVLSNSFGFGGTNGSLVFRRFSE; via the coding sequence GTGTCGCGTAGACGCGTCGTAGTCACCGGTATGGGTATGTTGTCGCCGCTGGGTACGGATGTACCGAGTAGCTGGCAGGGCATTCTGGCTGGCCAAAGTGGCATCGGTCTGATCGAACACACTGACCTTTCTGCCTATTCCACCCGTTTTGGCGGCTCGGTAAAGGGCTTCAATGTCGAGGAATACCTGTCGGCCAAAGAGGCCCGCAAACTCGATCTGTTCATTCAATACGGCCTGGCGGCCGGATTTCAGGCGGTACGCAATGCCGGCCTGGAAGTCACCGACGCCAACCGTGATCGTATCGGCGTGGCCATGGGGTCAGGTATTGGCGGTTTGACCAATATCGAGGAAACCAGCCGCATCCTGCACGATTCTGGTCCACGGCGGATCTCTCCGTTCTTCGTGCCCGGTTCGATCATCAACATGATTTCCGGCTTCCTGTCCATTCACCTGGGGCTTCAGGGGCCGAACTACGCCATTTCCACGGCGTGCACCACCGGCACCCATTGCATCGGCATGGCCGCGCGCAATATTGCCTACGGCGAAGCCGACGTGATGATCGCCGGCGGTGCCGAAATGGCAGCCTGCGGCCTGGGCATGGGTGGTTTCGGTGCATCCCGTGCACTGTCGACCCGCAACGACGAGCCAGCTCGTGCCAGTCGCCCGTGGGACAAGGGGCGTGACGGATTCGTGCTGTCCGATGGTGCCGGCGCCCTGGTTCTCGAGGAACTGGAGCATGCCAAGGCGCGTGGAGCGACCATCTATGCCGAACTGATCGGCTTCGGCATGAGCGGTGATGCCTACCACATGACCTCGCCTCCTGCCGACGGCGCCGGTGCTGCTCGCTGCATCGCCAATGCCTTGCGTGATGCACAGATCAATGTCGACCAGGTGCAGTATGTCAACGCCCATGGCACGTCGACGCCCGCCGGCGACCTGGCGGAAGCCGAAGCGATCAAGAGCGTGTTCGGTGATCATGCCTACAAGCTCGCAGTCAGTTCCACCAAGTCCATGACCGGTCACCTTCTGGGGGCTGCCGGGGCGATCGAGGCGATCTTCAGCGTGCTGGCGATCAACAGCCAGGTTGCGCCGCCGACCATCAACCTGGATGAGCCGGATGAAGGTTGCGACCTGGATTTCGTGCCGCACACTGCGCGCAGCATGGATATCGATGTAGTGCTGTCCAACTCCTTCGGTTTTGGCGGTACCAATGGCTCCCTGGTGTTCCGTCGGTTTTCCGAGTGA
- the acpP gene encoding acyl carrier protein, with translation MSTIEERVKKIVAEQLGVKEEEVVNTASFVEDLGADSLDTVELVMALEEEFETEIPDEEAEKITTVQAAIDYVNSHQA, from the coding sequence ATGAGCACCATCGAAGAGCGCGTCAAGAAAATCGTTGCTGAGCAACTGGGCGTTAAAGAAGAAGAAGTTGTTAACACCGCTTCCTTCGTTGAAGACCTGGGTGCCGACTCCCTTGACACCGTTGAGCTGGTGATGGCTCTGGAAGAGGAATTCGAGACCGAAATCCCTGACGAAGAAGCTGAGAAGATCACTACCGTTCAAGCAGCTATCGACTACGTTAACAGCCACCAGGCTTAA
- the fabD gene encoding ACP S-malonyltransferase, translated as MSASLAFVFPGQGSQSLGMLAELGAQYPLILDTFKEASDALGYDLWALTQEGPAELLNQTDKTQPTILTASIALWRLWLAEGGARPAFVAGHSLGEYSALVAAGSLTLAEAVKLVERRGQLMQEAVPAGQGGMAAILGLDDADVVAACEEAAQGEVVSAVNYNSPGQVVIAGAKAAVDRAIEGCKARGAKRAMPLPVSVPSHCELMRPAAERFAESIAAINWQAPQIPLVQNVSAAVAVDLDGLKRDLLEQLYKPVRWVESVQALAASGATELVECGPGKVLAGLNKRCAEGVSTSNLNTPDAFAAARAALA; from the coding sequence ATGTCTGCATCCCTCGCATTCGTCTTTCCAGGACAGGGTTCGCAGTCCCTCGGCATGTTGGCCGAGCTGGGCGCGCAATACCCGTTGATCCTCGATACTTTCAAGGAAGCCTCCGATGCTCTGGGCTACGACCTCTGGGCCCTGACCCAGGAAGGTCCGGCAGAGCTGCTCAATCAGACCGACAAGACCCAGCCCACGATCCTCACTGCTTCCATTGCGCTGTGGCGCTTGTGGCTGGCCGAGGGCGGCGCGCGTCCGGCCTTTGTCGCCGGTCACAGCCTGGGTGAGTACAGTGCGCTGGTCGCCGCTGGCAGCCTGACCCTCGCCGAGGCAGTCAAGTTGGTGGAGCGTCGTGGCCAGTTGATGCAGGAAGCCGTGCCGGCAGGGCAGGGCGGCATGGCGGCGATTCTCGGCCTGGACGATGCCGACGTGGTAGCCGCCTGCGAGGAGGCTGCACAAGGTGAAGTGGTCAGTGCGGTGAACTACAACTCCCCTGGCCAGGTGGTGATAGCTGGTGCCAAGGCGGCTGTGGATCGCGCCATCGAAGGTTGCAAGGCCCGTGGCGCCAAGCGCGCCATGCCGTTGCCGGTCAGCGTGCCATCCCATTGCGAACTGATGCGCCCAGCAGCCGAGCGTTTTGCCGAGTCGATCGCGGCCATCAACTGGCAGGCTCCACAGATTCCGCTGGTGCAGAATGTCAGCGCTGCGGTGGCAGTCGATCTGGATGGCCTGAAGCGTGACCTGCTGGAACAGCTGTACAAGCCTGTCCGCTGGGTCGAGTCCGTGCAGGCCCTGGCCGCCAGCGGCGCTACCGAGCTGGTCGAGTGTGGTCCGGGCAAGGTCCTGGCAGGCCTCAACAAGCGCTGTGCCGAAGGCGTTTCGACCTCTAACCTGAATACCCCAGATGCTTTCGCTGCCGCCCGTGCAGCGTTGGCCTGA
- the fabG gene encoding 3-oxoacyl-ACP reductase FabG — translation MSLQGKVALVTGASRGIGQAIALELGRMGAIVVGTATSASGAERIAATLKENGVQGTGLELNVTSDESVAAVLASITEQFGAPAILVNNAGITRDNLMMRMKDDEWYDVVDTNLNSLYRLSKGVLRGMTKARWGRIINIGSVVGAMGNAGQVNYAAAKAGLEGFSRALAREVGSRSITVNSVAPGFIDTDMTRELPQAQREALQTQIPLGRLGQAQEIAQVVAFLASDGAAYVTGATIPVNGGMYM, via the coding sequence ATGAGTCTGCAAGGTAAAGTTGCACTGGTGACCGGCGCCAGCCGTGGGATCGGCCAGGCCATCGCGCTTGAGCTGGGGCGCATGGGCGCCATCGTGGTGGGTACCGCCACTTCCGCCTCGGGTGCCGAGCGCATCGCCGCCACTCTCAAGGAAAACGGTGTTCAGGGCACTGGCCTTGAGCTCAATGTCACCAGCGACGAATCCGTGGCTGCAGTCCTGGCCAGCATCACCGAGCAGTTCGGCGCGCCGGCGATCCTGGTGAACAATGCAGGCATCACCCGCGACAACCTGATGATGCGCATGAAAGATGACGAGTGGTACGACGTGGTCGATACCAACCTCAACAGCCTGTATCGCCTGTCCAAAGGTGTTCTGCGCGGCATGACCAAGGCCCGTTGGGGGCGAATTATCAATATTGGCTCGGTTGTGGGTGCCATGGGCAACGCAGGCCAAGTAAACTACGCCGCCGCCAAGGCCGGCCTGGAAGGTTTCAGCCGTGCCCTGGCGCGGGAAGTAGGTTCGCGGTCGATCACTGTGAACTCGGTCGCTCCTGGTTTCATCGACACCGATATGACCCGCGAGCTACCGCAAGCACAGCGTGAAGCCCTGCAGACGCAGATTCCGCTGGGTCGTCTGGGTCAGGCACAAGAGATTGCGCAAGTGGTCGCTTTCCTGGCATCCGACGGTGCAGCATACGTTACTGGGGCTACAATCCCGGTTAACGGCGGGATGTATATGTGA
- the pabC gene encoding aminodeoxychorismate lyase — protein MHSWVDGQPADALSLKDRGLAYGDGLFETIVVRSGKPLLLDRHLQRLAEGCRRLALTVDPDLVRGEMQAYAEAMGEGVLKLILTRGDSLRGYTADPVARARRILLGSTLPAYPAAHAEQGVRLFPCATRLSEQPLLAGLKHLNRLEQVLARAEWRDSEHAEGLMLDGAGRVIEGVFSNLFLVSRGGLFTADLSRCGVAGVMRAEILAQAAAQGISVQVVDISFEQLQQADEVFVCNSVYGVWPVLGCAGMSWSAGPLTRKLQGITRALLDA, from the coding sequence ATGCACAGCTGGGTCGACGGTCAGCCGGCTGACGCTCTGTCGCTCAAGGACCGTGGCCTGGCCTACGGCGATGGTCTGTTCGAGACCATCGTCGTCAGATCCGGCAAGCCGCTGTTGCTGGATCGACATCTGCAGCGCCTGGCCGAAGGTTGCCGGCGCCTGGCGCTGACTGTGGACCCGGACCTGGTCCGCGGCGAAATGCAGGCCTACGCCGAGGCCATGGGGGAGGGGGTGCTCAAGCTGATCCTGACCCGGGGCGACAGCTTGCGAGGCTACACCGCCGACCCCGTTGCCAGGGCGCGACGGATCCTCCTGGGCAGCACCTTGCCGGCCTATCCTGCGGCTCATGCTGAACAGGGGGTTCGCCTGTTCCCCTGTGCCACGCGCTTGTCCGAGCAGCCGTTGCTGGCCGGTCTCAAGCATCTCAATCGCCTTGAGCAAGTTCTGGCTCGTGCCGAGTGGCGCGACAGCGAGCACGCCGAAGGCCTGATGCTCGATGGCGCGGGACGCGTGATCGAGGGCGTGTTCAGCAACCTGTTCCTGGTTTCCCGGGGCGGCTTGTTCACCGCAGACTTGAGCCGATGTGGCGTGGCCGGCGTCATGCGCGCCGAGATTCTGGCCCAGGCTGCGGCCCAGGGTATTTCCGTGCAGGTCGTCGACATCAGCTTCGAGCAGTTGCAACAGGCTGACGAAGTCTTTGTCTGCAACAGTGTCTATGGCGTCTGGCCGGTACTGGGCTGCGCCGGGATGAGCTGGTCGGCAGGACCGCTCACCCGTAAACTGCAGGGCATTACCCGCGCACTACTGGATGCTTGA
- the mltG gene encoding endolytic transglycosylase MltG: MRRKLLLLLETGLVLAGLLLGASAWKLHSALEQPLNLSQEQLLDVPAGSTPTGTFNRLQADGVIRDAFWLRVYWRFNLPGQPLHSGEYRMTPGMTAQGLIGVWQRGEVVQYSLTLVEGWNFRQVRNALARNDKLQQTLAGLSDSQVMEKLGHAGVFPEGRFFPDTYRFVRGMTDAELLGKAYDRLDEVLAKEWGKRAEDAPYSDPYQALIMASLVEKETGVPQERGQIAGVFVRRLQIGMLLQTDPTVIYGLGERYAGKLTRAHLKEATPYNTYVNAGLPPTPIAMVGREAIHAALNPVSGKSLYFVARGDGSHVFSDDLDAHNSAVREFQLKRRADYRSSPAPAAGPATPETSSPAATPEAAPADPVELPSRPAEAPAPAEPEPAPKSPQ; encoded by the coding sequence GTGAGACGTAAATTACTGCTCCTGCTGGAAACCGGACTGGTCCTGGCAGGGCTGCTGTTGGGTGCGAGTGCCTGGAAGCTGCACTCGGCCCTGGAACAACCGTTGAACCTGAGCCAGGAACAGCTGCTCGATGTTCCCGCAGGCTCCACCCCCACCGGAACCTTCAATCGCCTGCAAGCCGATGGTGTGATCCGGGATGCCTTCTGGTTGCGTGTGTACTGGCGTTTCAACCTGCCGGGCCAGCCGCTGCACAGCGGTGAATATCGCATGACCCCGGGCATGACGGCGCAGGGCCTGATTGGCGTCTGGCAGCGTGGCGAGGTGGTGCAATACAGCCTGACCCTGGTGGAGGGCTGGAACTTCCGTCAGGTCCGCAATGCCCTGGCCAGGAACGACAAGCTGCAGCAGACCCTGGCTGGCCTCAGTGACAGCCAGGTGATGGAGAAGCTCGGGCACGCAGGCGTGTTTCCCGAGGGGCGGTTCTTTCCCGACACCTATCGTTTCGTCCGGGGCATGACCGATGCCGAGCTCCTGGGCAAGGCCTACGATCGCCTGGACGAGGTACTGGCCAAGGAGTGGGGCAAGCGCGCCGAGGACGCTCCCTACAGCGATCCCTACCAGGCGCTGATCATGGCTTCCCTGGTGGAGAAGGAAACCGGCGTGCCCCAGGAGCGTGGGCAGATTGCCGGGGTGTTCGTGCGCCGGCTGCAGATCGGCATGCTGCTGCAGACCGATCCCACGGTGATCTACGGCCTGGGCGAGCGCTACGCCGGTAAGCTGACCCGGGCTCACCTGAAGGAGGCCACGCCCTACAATACCTATGTGAACGCCGGCTTGCCGCCGACACCGATTGCCATGGTTGGGCGCGAGGCGATTCACGCCGCTCTCAACCCGGTGTCGGGCAAGAGTCTCTATTTTGTCGCCCGGGGAGATGGCAGTCATGTGTTCTCCGATGACTTGGATGCCCACAACAGTGCGGTGCGCGAGTTCCAGCTCAAGCGGCGCGCCGACTATCGCTCCAGCCCGGCACCTGCTGCCGGCCCGGCAACACCCGAGACGTCGAGCCCGGCTGCCACACCGGAGGCGGCGCCAGCCGACCCTGTAGAGCTGCCATCGAGGCCGGCAGAGGCTCCGGCTCCTGCCGAGCCCGAGCCTGCGCCGAAAAGCCCGCAATGA